A window from Cryptomeria japonica chromosome 1, Sugi_1.0, whole genome shotgun sequence encodes these proteins:
- the LOC131032179 gene encoding uncharacterized protein LOC131032179, translating into MVLRFYEFSSVIWHLEMDHGSTLRELSMDFCVAKFSTSRFLHIVGNCQSLKELVIYLGDIKEIKMDAPLLNLFHMFPNLQRLHIMGSFLLECARDPIPDCLAFPHVNLKKIRVEVLEFDYKEIAVISCLLQSMPSLETMEIWLPDEYDEGRCMNFFKDILYLRRASLLARIIVLDCTQNEYEDIARWKD; encoded by the exons ATGGTGTTAAGGTTTTATGAGTTTTCTTCTGTCATCTGGCATCTTGAAATGGACCATGGAAGTACTCTGAGGGAATTGTCGATGGACTTCTGTGTGGCAAAATTTTCAACAAGTAGATTTCTTCACATAGTAGGCAACTGCCAAAGCTTGAAGGAACTGGTTATATACCTGGGTGATATCAAGGAAATAAAGATGGATGCTCCTCTGCTGAACCTGTTTCACATGTTTCCAAATCTTCAGCGGCTGCATATAATGGGCTCCTTTTTACTG GAGTGTGCAAGAGATCCTATACCTGATTGCCTCGCCTTTCCACATGTTAACCTTAAGAAAATACGTGTAGAAGTACTTGAGTTTGACTACAAAGAGATTGCAGTAATCAGTTGCTTGCTCCAGAGTATGCCCTCTCTTGAAACAATGGAAATTTGGCTACCTGATGAATATGATGAAGGTCGATGTATGAACTTCTTTAAAGATATTTTGTACTTGAGGAGAGCATCTTTACTAGCAAGGATTATTGTACTAGACTG CACGCAGAATGAGTACGAGGATATTGCACGTTGGAAGGACTGA